The following coding sequences lie in one Halogeometricum rufum genomic window:
- a CDS encoding carbohydrate kinase family protein: MTDDTTTDGDAPRVVVAGETLIDFLPDREGPLQSVESFSRRAGGAPANVAVALSHLDETPAFSTRVGDDPFGDFLVERLSEAGLDAEFVQRDPDAKTSLAFVALGEEADRGFSFYRDRTADTRMEPGAVPGATLDAAEWVHVGGVTLADEPSRAATFDLMRRGREAGATVSFDPNARPELWDEFDFGDSVAEAFELADVVKATPEDLAELDYGDDPESTARAILADGPHTVFLTLGGEGSLVATTAESPWASEETVVSHGGYEVDPVDTTGAGDAFTAGVVAALVEGESLSETLAFANAVAAVTTTAAGAMTALPGREAVRRFREES, encoded by the coding sequence ATGACTGACGACACCACGACCGACGGCGACGCGCCCCGCGTCGTCGTCGCCGGCGAGACGCTCATCGACTTCCTCCCCGACCGCGAGGGGCCTCTCCAGTCCGTGGAGTCGTTCTCGCGGCGCGCCGGCGGTGCCCCCGCCAACGTCGCCGTCGCCCTCTCGCATCTGGACGAGACGCCCGCGTTCTCCACGCGCGTCGGCGACGACCCGTTCGGCGACTTCCTCGTCGAGAGGCTCTCGGAGGCCGGTCTCGACGCGGAGTTCGTCCAACGCGACCCCGACGCGAAGACGTCGCTCGCGTTCGTCGCCCTCGGTGAGGAGGCCGACCGGGGGTTCTCGTTCTACCGCGACCGGACCGCGGACACGCGGATGGAACCCGGCGCGGTCCCCGGGGCGACCCTCGACGCCGCCGAGTGGGTCCACGTCGGCGGCGTCACTCTCGCGGACGAACCGTCCAGAGCGGCGACGTTCGACCTGATGCGCCGGGGGCGCGAGGCGGGCGCGACGGTGTCGTTCGACCCGAACGCCCGTCCCGAACTGTGGGACGAGTTCGACTTCGGCGACTCCGTCGCCGAGGCGTTCGAACTCGCGGACGTGGTGAAGGCGACGCCGGAGGACCTCGCCGAACTCGACTACGGGGACGACCCCGAGTCGACGGCCCGGGCTATCCTCGCGGACGGCCCGCACACCGTGTTCCTCACGCTGGGCGGCGAGGGGTCGCTCGTGGCGACGACGGCCGAGTCGCCGTGGGCCAGCGAGGAGACGGTGGTGTCACACGGGGGCTACGAGGTCGACCCCGTGGACACGACGGGCGCGGGCGACGCCTTCACCGCCGGCGTCGTGGCGGCACTCGTCGAGGGCGAGTCGCTCTCGGAGACGCTGGCGTTCGCCAACGCCGTGGCCGCGGTGACGACCACCGCGGCGGGCGCGATGACTGCGCTGCCGGGCCGCGAGGCGGTCCGGCGGTTCAGAGAGGAGTCGTAA
- a CDS encoding acetate and sugar kinases/Hsc70/actin family protein, with product MAEDGTDEDASFDDSKGPTPVGVKLGSTRTILQFYDDDGELETVRTLTCLATYEDAITGEERVLYGEQAAQEYPDRVEYMLRSGLPEDDEGAELAKKFFTELVNANGLDGDSAVVYAIPTIDNEPGLRNLNRVIEESPVGDALVRSFPESLCGAIPAFGDDLEAIDSVFAAVNMGSTNLEASAYRHGEQLSPFVSGAVTGNEVDRRIANAVEEETQGRVNIDLTTAREYKEEHADFDAFEPFTDVIQQPGGGSHEFTIERSVMEPLDDYLDDAVDEVANNFLSTLANDHMKPYQLALSKPIVLTGGMACIPGIVDEFQARLSAELNRDVECISADRPDLAPAEGARRIAERLAK from the coding sequence ATGGCGGAGGATGGAACAGACGAAGACGCCTCGTTCGACGACTCGAAAGGACCGACGCCGGTCGGTGTGAAACTCGGGAGCACCCGCACGATACTCCAGTTTTACGACGACGACGGCGAACTGGAGACGGTTCGCACCCTCACCTGTCTGGCGACGTACGAAGACGCCATCACCGGTGAGGAACGCGTGCTCTACGGCGAACAGGCCGCACAGGAGTACCCCGACAGGGTCGAGTACATGCTCCGCTCGGGTCTGCCCGAGGACGACGAGGGCGCGGAGTTGGCCAAGAAGTTCTTCACCGAGTTGGTGAACGCGAACGGCCTCGACGGCGACAGCGCCGTCGTCTACGCGATACCCACGATAGACAACGAACCCGGCCTGCGCAACCTCAACCGCGTCATCGAGGAGAGCCCGGTTGGCGACGCACTCGTCCGGAGTTTCCCCGAGTCGCTCTGCGGCGCCATCCCGGCGTTCGGCGACGACTTGGAGGCCATCGACAGCGTGTTCGCCGCGGTCAACATGGGGTCGACAAACCTCGAAGCCTCGGCGTACCGCCACGGCGAGCAACTGTCGCCGTTCGTCTCGGGCGCCGTCACCGGCAACGAGGTGGACCGCCGCATCGCCAACGCCGTCGAGGAGGAGACGCAGGGGCGGGTGAACATCGACCTGACGACGGCCCGCGAGTACAAGGAGGAACACGCCGACTTCGACGCGTTCGAACCGTTCACGGACGTGATTCAGCAACCCGGCGGGGGCTCTCACGAGTTCACCATCGAGCGCTCCGTGATGGAACCGCTGGACGACTACCTCGACGACGCCGTCGACGAGGTGGCGAACAACTTCCTCTCGACGCTGGCCAACGACCACATGAAGCCCTACCAGTTGGCGCTCTCGAAGCCCATCGTCCTCACGGGCGGGATGGCCTGCATCCCGGGCATCGTCGACGAGTTCCAGGCGCGTCTCTCCGCGGAACTCAACCGCGACGTGGAGTGCATCTCGGCGGACCGACCGGACCTCGCGCCCGCCGAGGGCGCCCGTCGCATCGCCGAACGTCTCGCGAAGTAA
- a CDS encoding FlaD/FlaE family flagellar protein: MANHFGLGERRRGGDGRRGDGRDDGRDGRRGGFDELGYDRSRDDRAYDFDEVGEFRFDKPVRDRPRGRAGEALRHNQLEQLLVHETAAAGGSLEKPYLSTIPKEYAAERVVFDWLEFLVLKGGFKRTMDALRYYLSVDWITEDVETELHDYLIGFSGNVSNTTEFDVDDHHLSLVYVAQLASMAGGEPTESPPPQLR; the protein is encoded by the coding sequence ATCGCCAACCACTTCGGACTGGGAGAGCGCCGACGTGGCGGCGACGGCCGGCGCGGCGACGGGCGAGACGACGGCCGCGACGGCCGCCGCGGCGGGTTCGACGAACTCGGCTACGACCGCTCTCGCGACGACCGGGCGTACGACTTCGACGAGGTCGGCGAGTTCCGCTTCGACAAGCCGGTCCGCGACCGGCCCCGCGGGCGCGCCGGCGAGGCACTTCGACACAACCAACTCGAACAGTTGCTCGTCCACGAGACGGCCGCCGCGGGCGGGTCGCTGGAGAAACCGTACCTCTCGACCATCCCGAAGGAGTACGCCGCCGAACGCGTCGTCTTCGACTGGCTGGAGTTCCTCGTCCTGAAGGGCGGGTTCAAGCGGACGATGGACGCGCTTCGCTACTACCTCTCGGTCGACTGGATAACCGAGGACGTGGAGACGGAACTGCACGACTATCTCATCGGCTTCTCGGGCAACGTCTCGAACACGACGGAGTTCGACGTGGACGACCACCACCTCAGCCTCGTCTACGTCGCTCAACTCGCCTCGATGGCGGGCGGCGAACCGACGGAGTCGCCGCCGCCGCAACTTCGCTAA
- a CDS encoding methyl-accepting chemotaxis protein has product MSRLRAVISRLGERVRSLSRRDGAPSSPRRSGGWTVVPRQVQKSYLRKLVSLFLVVIVLFAGFAAIEYQTVAAEVQSNAQSDVAQTAELQANQLGEWMQQRRETTRMLSSYDMYDAHPDLLSEELKTERTKLPLGYTAIHYVDANSGEVVASSNDSMVGATPWSDGSLVSRAGTTFADNVVRSDPYTAASGDRVVAFASAVQSQPSGVVVVTADVSVLRSRLDTEMNGSLVRVTASDGETLFATDDSGTSDVDPDTEVLGQAFSGKSGVVERGPTDAMDERHLLAYAPVGRGLVVLVYVPTATAYGLQHTVGTHVLLIVGLAVVSLAGVGYLLRRITVRPLRNLSEAVTRLREGELDTDLDVDREDEFGDVFAGVAQMRDDLRDQRADAEAYREVMERTAAGDLTARMDEDSRSMEMATIAESFNGMMDEMEATIVTVSEFGEGVAALGEEVAERTERVSETSQEVAESIEQISAGAEEQSESLTRVTEEVNDLSASVQQIASAADELASLSAQTADRAHGGAEAAGDALDGLDDIRTETERAVAEVDRLDERLGEIGDVVEVISDVAEQTNVLALNAQIEAARAGEDGEGFAVVSREVKSLAEETRASAEEISALVEDIGDQRERVVERMERMRAGVRDGAADVEGAIESLDDIVEQVEETNASVHEITDATSGQAASAQDVLAMADEIASIAEEMAGEAGAVATAAEGQTNTLGDVDDRMQSLSADTAQLVSMLDRFEARDAAVDGSAGNEPGTGPNGTTTDAVGGATGSPNEGATGPDDEVTTHADD; this is encoded by the coding sequence ATGAGTCGGTTACGTGCCGTGATTAGTCGTCTCGGCGAACGGGTCCGCTCGCTGTCGCGCCGCGACGGCGCGCCGAGTTCGCCGCGACGGTCCGGCGGGTGGACGGTCGTTCCGAGACAGGTGCAGAAGAGCTATCTGCGGAAACTCGTCTCGCTGTTTCTCGTCGTCATCGTCCTGTTCGCCGGGTTCGCGGCCATCGAGTACCAGACCGTCGCCGCCGAGGTACAGTCGAACGCGCAGTCCGACGTCGCGCAGACGGCGGAACTGCAGGCGAACCAACTGGGAGAGTGGATGCAGCAACGACGCGAGACGACGCGGATGCTCTCCTCGTACGACATGTACGACGCGCACCCGGACCTCCTGAGCGAGGAACTGAAGACCGAACGGACGAAACTGCCGCTGGGATACACCGCGATTCACTACGTCGACGCGAACTCCGGCGAGGTGGTCGCCAGTTCCAACGACTCCATGGTCGGCGCGACGCCGTGGAGCGACGGGTCGCTCGTCTCTCGCGCCGGGACGACGTTCGCCGACAACGTCGTGCGTTCGGACCCCTACACGGCGGCGTCGGGCGACCGCGTCGTGGCGTTCGCCTCGGCCGTGCAGAGCCAACCGTCCGGCGTCGTCGTCGTCACCGCCGACGTCTCCGTCCTCCGGTCCCGCCTCGACACGGAGATGAACGGGTCGCTCGTGCGCGTCACCGCTTCCGACGGCGAGACGCTTTTCGCGACGGACGATTCGGGGACGAGCGACGTCGACCCCGACACCGAGGTGCTGGGACAGGCGTTCAGCGGCAAGTCGGGCGTCGTCGAACGCGGCCCGACCGACGCGATGGACGAACGGCACCTCCTCGCGTACGCGCCCGTCGGACGCGGCCTGGTCGTCCTCGTCTACGTCCCGACGGCGACGGCGTACGGCCTCCAGCACACCGTCGGGACGCACGTCCTCCTCATCGTCGGCCTCGCCGTCGTCTCCCTCGCGGGCGTCGGCTACCTCCTCCGCCGCATCACCGTCAGACCGCTCCGGAACCTATCCGAGGCGGTGACGCGACTGCGCGAGGGCGAACTCGACACCGACCTCGACGTGGACCGCGAGGACGAGTTCGGCGACGTGTTCGCGGGCGTCGCCCAGATGCGAGACGACCTGCGCGACCAGCGCGCGGACGCCGAGGCGTACCGCGAGGTGATGGAGCGAACCGCCGCGGGCGACCTGACGGCCCGCATGGACGAGGACAGTCGGTCGATGGAGATGGCGACCATCGCGGAGTCGTTCAACGGGATGATGGACGAGATGGAGGCGACCATCGTCACCGTCTCGGAGTTCGGCGAGGGGGTCGCCGCCCTCGGCGAAGAGGTCGCCGAGAGAACCGAACGCGTCAGCGAGACGAGTCAGGAGGTGGCCGAGTCCATCGAGCAGATATCCGCCGGCGCGGAGGAACAGAGCGAGAGTCTCACCCGCGTCACCGAGGAGGTGAACGACCTCTCGGCGTCGGTCCAGCAGATCGCGTCGGCCGCGGACGAACTCGCGTCGCTCTCCGCGCAGACCGCGGACCGGGCTCACGGCGGCGCGGAGGCGGCCGGAGACGCCCTCGACGGCTTAGACGACATCCGCACGGAGACCGAACGCGCCGTCGCCGAGGTGGACCGACTGGACGAACGACTCGGCGAGATAGGCGACGTGGTCGAGGTCATCTCCGACGTGGCCGAACAGACGAACGTGCTGGCGCTGAACGCGCAGATAGAGGCCGCGCGCGCGGGCGAAGACGGTGAGGGGTTCGCCGTCGTCTCCCGCGAGGTGAAGTCGTTGGCCGAGGAGACGCGCGCCTCCGCCGAGGAGATTTCCGCGCTCGTCGAGGACATCGGCGACCAGCGCGAACGCGTGGTCGAGCGGATGGAACGGATGCGCGCCGGCGTCCGCGACGGGGCCGCCGACGTGGAGGGGGCCATCGAGTCGCTGGACGACATCGTCGAACAGGTCGAGGAGACGAACGCGAGCGTCCACGAGATAACCGACGCCACGAGCGGACAGGCCGCCTCGGCGCAGGACGTGCTGGCGATGGCCGACGAGATAGCGAGCATCGCCGAGGAGATGGCGGGCGAGGCGGGCGCCGTCGCCACCGCCGCCGAGGGGCAGACGAACACGCTCGGCGACGTGGACGACCGGATGCAGTCGCTGTCGGCGGACACCGCGCAGTTGGTGTCGATGCTCGACCGGTTCGAGGCCCGGGACGCGGCCGTGGACGGGTCGGCGGGGAACGAACCCGGCACCGGTCCGAACGGGACGACCACCGACGCCGTCGGCGGCGCGACGGGCAGTCCGAACGAGGGGGCGACCGGTCCCGACGACGAGGTGACCACCCACGCGGACGACTGA
- a CDS encoding chemotaxis protein CheD, translating into MKVYTSSTTETRTRAERTKVGIADYAVVTGDDTLTTSGLGSCIGVALYDSRASVAGLAHAMLPYAEGDPNEAKYADTAVPSLLAEMADRGADPGRVRAKLAGGSTMFEFSSADGTIGERNVVAVREVLAREGVPIVAEDVGGEHGRSLELEATGTLHVRSAHVGKATL; encoded by the coding sequence ATGAAAGTTTACACGAGCAGCACGACCGAAACGCGAACGAGAGCCGAACGGACGAAAGTCGGCATCGCCGACTACGCCGTCGTCACGGGCGACGATACGCTGACCACCAGCGGTCTCGGGTCGTGCATCGGTGTCGCGCTCTACGACAGTCGGGCCAGCGTGGCCGGCCTCGCGCACGCGATGCTTCCCTACGCCGAGGGCGACCCGAACGAGGCGAAGTACGCCGACACGGCCGTCCCGTCGCTCCTCGCCGAGATGGCGGACCGCGGTGCCGACCCGGGCCGCGTCAGAGCGAAACTCGCCGGTGGCAGCACGATGTTCGAGTTCTCCTCGGCGGACGGCACTATCGGCGAGCGTAACGTCGTCGCCGTCCGAGAGGTGCTCGCCCGCGAGGGCGTTCCCATCGTCGCCGAGGACGTCGGCGGCGAACACGGACGGTCGCTCGAACTCGAGGCCACGGGGACGCTCCACGTCCGGAGCGCGCACGTCGGCAAAGCGACCCTCTGA
- a CDS encoding chemotaxis protein CheC, giving the protein MNLDVQSLRTFSRLAHSGAERAAGSLSQLTGAETFVNVTKIEISTREDVEREFREQDLVTVHIGFNGGIDGRTVLAFDRREAVQLVDALVPGAADQPDGEMATSGLKELGNIMLGGFLDGWAEYLDTSIDITTPTYVDMDTKGALEDITGDSGFQMATGDDHVLAFRNQLDTDDQHVGFHIYMLPTHESIETISQIAGDGSKTVPIETFTSFSNMISDGAEQASDDLTAMTGMESVVEVSRLSFVPIEAVPMELTDATRRGVVLEFMGTPSGYIAILFDDASADRVADALMPGMEADAAMQQSAIQEIGNIVTSGFIDGWANALETTIDISPPTYVDDIGSAIIDPLATELAQAQEYAFLIDSAIRTQNDEFTCDIYALPNEAELREALDHLAAEAQRP; this is encoded by the coding sequence ATGAATCTGGACGTCCAGTCGCTACGGACGTTCAGCCGCCTCGCACACTCCGGGGCGGAACGCGCCGCCGGGTCTCTGTCACAACTCACCGGCGCCGAGACGTTCGTCAACGTCACCAAGATAGAGATTAGCACGAGAGAGGACGTGGAACGCGAGTTCCGCGAACAGGACCTCGTGACGGTCCACATCGGGTTCAACGGCGGCATCGACGGGCGGACGGTGCTGGCGTTCGACCGACGGGAGGCCGTCCAACTCGTCGACGCTCTCGTTCCCGGGGCGGCGGACCAGCCAGACGGGGAGATGGCGACGAGCGGATTGAAGGAACTGGGCAACATCATGCTCGGGGGGTTCCTCGACGGGTGGGCCGAGTATCTCGACACCTCCATCGACATCACCACGCCGACGTACGTGGACATGGACACGAAGGGTGCGCTCGAGGATATCACGGGCGACTCGGGATTCCAGATGGCGACGGGCGACGACCACGTCCTCGCGTTCCGGAACCAACTGGACACCGACGACCAGCACGTGGGCTTCCACATCTACATGCTGCCGACGCACGAGTCCATCGAGACCATCTCCCAGATAGCGGGCGACGGGTCGAAGACCGTGCCGATAGAGACGTTCACCTCGTTCTCCAACATGATCTCCGACGGCGCCGAGCAGGCGTCGGACGACCTGACGGCGATGACCGGCATGGAGTCGGTCGTCGAGGTCAGCCGACTGAGTTTCGTCCCCATCGAGGCGGTGCCGATGGAACTGACGGACGCGACCAGACGCGGCGTCGTCCTCGAGTTCATGGGGACGCCCTCGGGCTACATCGCCATCCTGTTCGACGACGCGTCCGCGGACCGCGTCGCGGACGCTCTCATGCCCGGCATGGAGGCCGACGCCGCGATGCAGCAGAGCGCGATTCAAGAGATAGGTAACATCGTCACCTCCGGGTTCATCGACGGCTGGGCGAACGCGCTGGAGACGACCATCGACATCTCCCCGCCGACGTACGTGGACGACATCGGGTCGGCGATAATCGACCCGCTGGCGACCGAACTCGCGCAGGCACAGGAGTACGCGTTCCTCATCGATTCGGCGATTCGGACACAGAACGACGAGTTCACCTGCGACATCTACGCGCTGCCGAACGAAGCCGAACTCCGCGAGGCCCTCGACCACCTCGCGGCGGAGGCACAGCGACCCTGA
- the cheY gene encoding chemotaxis protein CheY: MASTVLVVDDSAFMRNLLKQLLDGEHEVVGEAENGVEAVELYRELDPDVVTMDVVMPIRNGIEATTEIKSLDANASVIMCTSVGQEEKMREAVEAGADGYITKPFQKPNVLQAIDDVVSVEA; this comes from the coding sequence ATGGCAAGCACCGTACTGGTCGTGGACGACTCAGCGTTTATGCGGAACCTGCTGAAGCAGTTGCTGGATGGCGAACACGAAGTGGTCGGCGAGGCAGAGAACGGCGTGGAAGCGGTCGAACTGTACCGAGAACTCGACCCCGACGTGGTGACGATGGACGTCGTGATGCCCATCCGGAACGGCATCGAAGCGACGACCGAGATAAAGTCGCTGGACGCGAACGCGTCGGTCATCATGTGCACGTCGGTCGGACAGGAGGAGAAGATGCGCGAGGCCGTCGAAGCCGGTGCCGACGGCTACATCACGAAGCCGTTCCAGAAACCGAACGTCCTCCAGGCCATCGACGACGTGGTGAGCGTCGAGGCATGA
- a CDS encoding DUF7500 family protein — protein MASDDPPREHPARRREEGIVGPNELDFTSSSRVAELDEGRFVVATDDDGTPNVDGDGDAPADEEDRTIEERGTFAKQQTARYVSDRDADYGFALTAAFEGAIEQRELFSDDVATAFGDIAQWYASQVDADAAPAEVLGILLLASDTDVTFPTKVLAPIFREHDLTLDDSIGDLVEALAGDGLQIPPSDGE, from the coding sequence ATGGCCTCCGACGACCCTCCCCGAGAGCATCCCGCGCGACGACGCGAGGAGGGAATCGTCGGCCCCAACGAACTCGATTTCACCAGCAGCAGTCGCGTCGCCGAACTGGACGAGGGCCGGTTCGTCGTCGCCACGGACGACGACGGGACGCCGAACGTGGACGGCGACGGCGACGCGCCCGCCGACGAGGAGGACCGAACGATAGAGGAACGCGGCACGTTCGCCAAACAGCAGACGGCCCGGTACGTCTCCGACCGAGACGCCGACTACGGGTTCGCACTCACCGCGGCGTTCGAGGGGGCCATCGAACAACGCGAACTGTTCTCCGACGACGTCGCCACCGCCTTCGGGGACATCGCCCAGTGGTACGCGAGTCAGGTCGACGCCGACGCCGCCCCCGCGGAGGTGCTCGGCATCCTCCTCCTCGCGTCGGACACGGACGTGACGTTCCCGACGAAAGTGCTCGCACCCATCTTCCGGGAACACGACCTGACCCTCGACGACTCCATCGGCGACCTGGTGGAGGCACTCGCCGGCGACGGCCTCCAGATTCCTCCGTCCGACGGCGAGTAA
- a CDS encoding ArsR/SmtB family transcription factor, protein MESDRTLSALGNDYNPDILRAADEPHSAQEFSEMLDIPIATCYRRIEELTAAGLLELHDRVLSDEHRRTNVYRREVDEVLIRFDGQECNVQVTERPEVKNKLDDVWRQIARD, encoded by the coding sequence ATGGAGTCTGACAGGACCCTCTCAGCACTGGGCAACGATTACAACCCCGATATATTGCGCGCCGCGGACGAACCTCACTCGGCACAGGAGTTCAGCGAGATGCTCGACATCCCCATCGCGACGTGCTACCGCCGCATCGAGGAACTCACCGCGGCCGGCCTCCTCGAACTCCACGACAGGGTCCTCTCGGACGAACACCGCCGCACCAACGTCTACCGTCGGGAGGTGGACGAGGTGCTCATCCGGTTCGACGGACAGGAGTGCAACGTGCAGGTCACCGAACGACCGGAGGTCAAGAACAAACTCGACGACGTCTGGCGGCAGATCGCACGGGACTGA